From the genome of Nicotiana sylvestris chromosome 2, ASM39365v2, whole genome shotgun sequence, one region includes:
- the LOC104239242 gene encoding uncharacterized protein isoform X1: MINAIRLTTIRAQSPSVFSNPLPYHIGRKSSEIRFRQVVTSAGQPDNTNKMDQTKKPADEAEHKAADTMSSSFGDGYATRSDEEGFGGVYGGNKEDEEKIIHGKAPEYDTNQGSEVKEKEKARNQRQAA; this comes from the exons ATGATCAACGCAATAAGATTAACCACAATTAGAGCACAATCACCCTCTGTATTCTCAAATCCTTTGCCTTATCATATTGGTCGAAAGTCCTCTGAAATCAGATTCAGACAAGTCGTAACATCGGCTGGCCAACCGGACAATACCAACAAGATGGATCAAACTAAGAAACCTGCAGACGAAGCAGAACACAAAGCTGC GGACACAATGTCGAGCAGCTTTGGAGATGGATATGCGACGAGATCGGATGAAGAAGGTTTTGGAGGCGTTTATGGAGGAAACAAAGAGGATGAGGAAAAGATAATCCATGGAAAAGCCCCTG aGTATGATACTAATCAAGGAAGTGAAGTCAAAGAGAAGGAGAAGGCACGTAATCAGCGTCAAGCAGCATAA
- the LOC104239242 gene encoding uncharacterized protein isoform X2: MINAIRLTTIRAQSPSVFSNPLPYHIGRKSSEIRFRQVVTSAGQPDNTNKMDQTKKPADEAEHKAAFGDGYATRSDEEGFGGVYGGNKEDEEKIIHGKAPEYDTNQGSEVKEKEKARNQRQAA, encoded by the exons ATGATCAACGCAATAAGATTAACCACAATTAGAGCACAATCACCCTCTGTATTCTCAAATCCTTTGCCTTATCATATTGGTCGAAAGTCCTCTGAAATCAGATTCAGACAAGTCGTAACATCGGCTGGCCAACCGGACAATACCAACAAGATGGATCAAACTAAGAAACCTGCAGACGAAGCAGAACACAAAGCTGC CTTTGGAGATGGATATGCGACGAGATCGGATGAAGAAGGTTTTGGAGGCGTTTATGGAGGAAACAAAGAGGATGAGGAAAAGATAATCCATGGAAAAGCCCCTG aGTATGATACTAATCAAGGAAGTGAAGTCAAAGAGAAGGAGAAGGCACGTAATCAGCGTCAAGCAGCATAA
- the LOC104239243 gene encoding uncharacterized protein translates to MVTSRILNSLAKEITDSVEYVNTSVELWRELEDRYDQTNREKLYQIQKEINDLSQGVLDITGYYTKMKKLWEELTNMSAKSVGNCQCTCGAKENMHKVEQDMRLIQFLMGLNEVYTVVRGRILMMNPLPSMAHVFALLVQEEKKREFRPKNQLNFESSAMNTSITALRSFRTNFSVNNRPRPYCDFCKKQGHTKEKCFKLHGYLQQFNRQGTQSYNSNNYNQYPRNNRVRNIITNDVAGAQAMPSDTMSTKEKI, encoded by the coding sequence ATGGTAACCTCGCGAATTTTGAATTCACTTGCAAAAGAAATTACAGATAGTGTGGAGTATGTGAACACTTCAGTTGAGCTATGGAGAGAACTTGAAGATCGTTATGAtcaaacaaatagagaaaagttaTACCAGATCCAAAAGGAGATTAATGACTTGAGCCAAGGAGTGCTTGACATCACTGGATACTATACTAAAATGAAGAAGTTGTGGGAAGAATTGACCAATATGAGTGCTAAATCAGTAGGTAACTGTCAGTGCACTTGTGGTGCAAAAGAGAACATGCACAAAGTTGAGCAAGACATGAGACTAATACAATTCCTAATGGGTTTGAATGAGGTCTACACTGTAGTTCGAGGGAGAATTCTGATGATGAATCCATTGCCTTCAATGGCACATGTTTTTGCCCTTCTAGTacaagaggaaaagaaaagagagtttcGACCAAAAAATCAGTTGAATTTTGAGTCTAGTGCAATGAACACCAGCATTACAGCTCTAAGATCATTCAGAACAAATTTCTCAGTGAACAATAGACCTAGGCCCTATTGTGACTTCTGCAAGAAACAAGGTCACACCAAGGAAAAGTGCTTCAAACTTCATGGATATTTACAACAATTTAATCGACAAGGAACTcaaagttacaactcaaacaACTATAATCAGTATCCCAGGAACAATAGAGTAAGAAACATTATAACAAATGATGTGGCTGGTGCACAAGCTATGCCATCTGATACAATGTCAACAAAGGAGAAGATCTAG